The proteins below come from a single Athene noctua chromosome 6, bAthNoc1.hap1.1, whole genome shotgun sequence genomic window:
- the SRP14 gene encoding signal recognition particle 14 kDa protein, with protein MVLLESEQFLTELTRLFQKCRTSGSVFITLKKYDGRTKPVPRKGHAESFEPADNKCLLRATDGKKKISTVVSSKEVNKFQMAYSNLLRANMDGLKKKDKKSKNKKSKATQ; from the exons ATGGTGCTGCTGGAGAGCGAGCAG TTCCTGACGGAGCTTACCAGACTCTTTCAGAAGTGCAGAACTTCGGGGAGCGTTTTCATAACGCTGAAGAAAT ATGATGGCCGAACAAAGCCAGTCCCACGCAAAGGCCATGCAGAAAGTTTTGAACCAGCAGACAATAAGTGTCTTCTAAGGGCAActgatggaaagaagaaaattagcaCAGTG GTGAGCTCAAAAGAAGTAAATAAATTCCAGATG GCATATTCAAATTTGCTGAGAGCTAACATGGATGGcttgaagaaaaaagacaagaaaagcaaaaacaagAAGAGTAAAGCAACACAGTGA